A part of Candidatus Thermoplasmatota archaeon genomic DNA contains:
- the hypD gene encoding hydrogenase formation protein HypD, producing the protein MNEKELLKNHITHINRYASEIKREVTLMEICGGHTNVIIRYGIRDILPENIRLISGPGCPVCVTTQHDIDCIVECARHGIPIATYGDMLRVPGNKMSLDEIRGKTGMVFEVYSASEVVELQKKYPDIVFFGIGFETTAPMTAFLLDKKICVYSAHKLIPPALKMLASGDLKVDGFINPGHVSTIIGIQPYTKIRIPQVIAGFSAEQILRSIRILLELIRDKKPIVVNGYPEVVRQQGNKNARLLLKKYFTVVDSEWRGLGVIAKSGLEVKNATLNAKHKYYDTIKNVLPSKKTPCRCGDILRGLIEPTECPLYKKQCTPKNPQGACMVSAEGSCAIYYRYGK; encoded by the coding sequence ATGAACGAAAAAGAGTTGTTGAAAAATCATATTACACATATTAATCGGTATGCCTCAGAGATTAAACGAGAGGTAACGTTGATGGAGATCTGCGGTGGTCATACCAATGTGATTATACGGTATGGTATCCGTGATATTCTTCCGGAGAACATTCGGTTAATCTCTGGCCCCGGATGCCCCGTGTGTGTAACGACACAGCATGATATCGATTGTATTGTAGAATGCGCACGTCATGGTATTCCGATTGCAACGTATGGAGATATGCTTCGAGTACCAGGAAATAAAATGAGTTTGGATGAGATTCGTGGGAAAACTGGTATGGTTTTTGAAGTGTATTCAGCTTCTGAAGTTGTTGAATTGCAGAAAAAATATCCGGATATTGTTTTTTTCGGGATTGGTTTTGAAACAACAGCACCAATGACTGCTTTTCTCCTAGACAAAAAGATTTGCGTGTATTCTGCTCATAAATTGATTCCGCCAGCGTTGAAGATGCTTGCATCAGGTGATCTGAAGGTGGATGGTTTTATTAATCCAGGTCATGTTTCAACGATTATCGGAATACAACCGTATACTAAGATTCGAATCCCTCAGGTTATCGCGGGTTTTTCGGCTGAGCAGATTCTTCGATCCATTCGTATTCTTCTGGAACTTATCCGTGATAAGAAACCGATCGTGGTGAACGGGTATCCTGAAGTCGTACGGCAACAGGGTAATAAAAATGCTCGATTGTTGTTAAAAAAATATTTTACTGTTGTTGATAGTGAATGGCGTGGACTTGGAGTTATAGCAAAATCTGGTTTGGAGGTTAAAAATGCTACGTTGAATGCAAAACATAAATATTATGATACAATAAAAAATGTACTTCCATCGAAAAAAACTCCATGTCGTTGTGGCGACATCTTGCGTGGTCTGATCGAGCCAACCGAATGCCCGTTGTATAAAAAACAGTGTACACCGAAGAATCCTCAAGGAGCATGTATGGTTTCGGCTGAAGGAAGTTGTGCGATTTATTATCGATATGGAAAGTAA
- a CDS encoding chemotaxis protein CheC produces the protein MEEIILNPVQKDALQELANIGAGHASTVLSQMINRSIHMGIPKVEIIPLSKVNEYVKEESIVVGVFLKISDEIPSYVLLLIPRQSAFALANMLLGQKPEESKEILSEIDQSALSEVSNIMICAFFDSISELLGITVIPGPPNLAFDIPDAVIDYVLIQIGAISNQVVVFNVELQEEQQHHLKIHMFLLPEPQAVNTLLEKLGVK, from the coding sequence ATGGAAGAAATTATCCTTAATCCGGTCCAGAAAGATGCATTACAAGAACTTGCAAATATCGGTGCAGGGCATGCATCAACCGTCTTATCGCAGATGATTAATCGATCAATTCATATGGGAATACCAAAGGTTGAAATCATTCCTTTGTCAAAAGTAAATGAATATGTTAAAGAGGAAAGCATTGTTGTCGGTGTTTTTCTCAAAATATCCGACGAAATACCGTCTTATGTACTTTTGTTAATACCTCGGCAAAGCGCGTTCGCATTGGCAAACATGCTTCTTGGACAGAAACCAGAAGAAAGCAAGGAAATCCTTTCTGAGATTGACCAATCCGCATTAAGCGAGGTCAGCAATATCATGATTTGTGCATTTTTCGACAGCATTTCGGAACTCTTAGGTATTACTGTGATACCAGGTCCGCCCAATTTAGCGTTCGATATACCTGATGCAGTGATCGATTATGTTCTGATCCAAATTGGAGCAATATCGAATCAAGTTGTTGTCTTCAATGTAGAACTCCAGGAAGAACAACAACACCATCTTAAAATTCATATGTTCCTCCTTCCTGAACCACAGGCAGTCAATACGTTATTAGAAAAACTAGGAGTTAAATAA
- a CDS encoding CheF family chemotaxis protein, with protein MTEEQVVLPNTYIKYISPVSDINDKRNDQSWKNGYIMLTSIRLIFIPEIDNRPAEDKAISIPLSMITEVDKKIDLWKKIVGTAKILPIHHQNNNIEVISLISTSKETADLIKKLLFILILNGSDIDYVCPFALGGKIQLDKKPVNGKIYIDESKVLLVSEWLGKKQIEEIDLIHINDFQTSPDNSSGKGIASHTLTYLKDGTLISTLITAPNRIIHCLDKYVKLIKGVIETEEEAISLDEKQFMLLQMMYTSDIDAPMAMEMLGVSMEELEKVVHQLVQMKILRTVNENEVEITELGTKYIVEQMKKALAK; from the coding sequence ATGACTGAAGAACAAGTTGTTCTACCAAACACATACATAAAATACATTTCTCCAGTATCAGATATAAATGATAAAAGAAATGATCAAAGTTGGAAAAACGGATATATCATGCTTACCAGCATACGGTTGATTTTCATCCCTGAGATTGACAACAGACCAGCTGAAGATAAAGCGATAAGCATTCCGCTTTCCATGATTACTGAGGTTGACAAAAAAATAGATCTTTGGAAAAAGATCGTTGGAACTGCAAAAATACTTCCAATCCATCATCAAAACAATAACATCGAAGTTATATCACTCATCTCAACATCAAAAGAAACTGCAGACCTCATCAAAAAACTTCTTTTTATCCTTATCCTCAACGGTTCTGATATCGACTACGTATGCCCATTTGCACTTGGAGGAAAAATACAACTTGATAAAAAACCAGTTAACGGAAAAATCTACATTGACGAATCAAAAGTACTTCTGGTGAGTGAATGGCTTGGAAAAAAACAGATTGAAGAAATCGACCTCATCCATATCAATGATTTTCAAACAAGCCCCGATAACAGCTCAGGAAAAGGTATAGCATCACACACCTTAACCTATCTCAAAGATGGAACTTTAATTTCAACACTGATCACTGCACCCAATCGAATTATTCACTGTCTTGATAAATACGTCAAACTTATCAAAGGCGTTATCGAAACAGAGGAAGAAGCAATTAGCCTCGATGAAAAACAATTCATGCTCCTCCAGATGATGTACACTAGTGACATTGATGCACCAATGGCTATGGAAATGCTTGGCGTCTCCATGGAAGAACTCGAAAAAGTTGTCCATCAACTCGTTCAAATGAAAATTTTACGCACCGTTAATGAAAATGAAGTTGAAATAACAGAACTTGGAACAAAATACATTGTTGAACAAATGAAAAAAGCCTTAGCAAAATAA
- a CDS encoding hydrogenase maturation nickel metallochaperone HypA, with protein sequence MHELPLTTNLIQMVVTECRKRNIARPKKIVVDLGMFTSYSKDSLVFYFDLLKQQELILKESTLYIHEVPGKIVCKQCRKKSIIHDVCMLVCPKCYSTDVTIEQGKEVILREIES encoded by the coding sequence ATGCATGAGCTTCCATTGACGACAAATTTAATTCAAATGGTTGTTACCGAATGTAGAAAAAGAAACATTGCTCGCCCGAAAAAAATCGTTGTTGATCTTGGTATGTTTACGTCATATAGTAAAGACTCTTTGGTGTTTTATTTTGATCTGTTGAAGCAACAGGAGTTGATACTGAAAGAATCAACACTCTACATCCACGAAGTACCTGGAAAGATAGTTTGCAAGCAATGTAGGAAAAAAAGTATTATACATGATGTATGCATGCTGGTGTGTCCGAAATGTTATTCAACTGATGTTACTATTGAACAGGGAAAAGAAGTAATCCTTCGAGAAATTGAATCCTAA
- a CDS encoding chemotaxis protein CheA, with amino-acid sequence MAGNTQEYKEMFVEEAREHLQTLNQSLLDFEKDPKNKDALNKIFRAAHTIKGMSATLNYDKIQKLSHKTEDTLDLIRNNKLEVNPQIIDLIFKCFDGIEKMVEDIAAQDMTEYDIQGLIAELEKHTQTNPVPQTTDHQQKPQPQKPSETTISLDQTFQQQIITELKNGKYAYKISITVDKTCSMKSIRAFLLLKKLSDEGKIVTSKPDRQQIENGLFDDSFEVYYTSNENPDAVQRIVNSVSELAVKTVTPLSYTNDSLQVIPPEKSQEKIEQQPAPLHQATFQLGQDQTVKKTEEKTKTQTQTTVQTIRIGMDQLDKFMNLIGELVISKGRLAQIAADHKLEDLSETIDTIDRLTTELQDKILQIRMIPMKHVFDRFPRMIRDLARDNGKKVNLIITGEGIELDRTILDEIGDPLVHLLRNSIDHGIEPPEIRRQSGKPEEGTVELLAERTRNHVVITVRDDGKGIDPNAMRKAAVKKGLKTQEEVDQLDDKEALNLMFLPGLSTAEKITNISGRGVGMDVVKSTIERLNGSVEIYSELGKGSAFLLRLPLTLAIFKALFVGVGQETYAIPINNVSETINLNPQDIQYLNGRPAILLRNDILPLVSMTNILNVPREQQTKTTMYGVVVQKEDKKIGLIVDRLIGEQEITIKNISTSLKKTKGIAGVTITGDGRVILVIDVNTLID; translated from the coding sequence ATGGCCGGAAACACACAGGAATATAAAGAAATGTTTGTGGAAGAAGCCCGCGAACATCTCCAAACACTCAACCAGTCATTACTCGATTTTGAAAAAGATCCAAAAAATAAAGATGCTCTCAACAAAATTTTTAGAGCAGCGCACACCATCAAGGGAATGTCAGCAACACTCAACTATGATAAAATACAAAAACTGTCCCATAAAACTGAAGATACCCTCGATCTTATCAGAAACAACAAACTTGAAGTCAATCCACAAATCATTGATCTTATCTTCAAATGTTTTGATGGTATCGAAAAAATGGTCGAAGATATCGCAGCACAAGATATGACCGAGTATGATATTCAAGGTCTTATCGCCGAACTGGAAAAACATACTCAAACCAATCCAGTACCTCAAACCACAGATCATCAACAAAAACCTCAACCACAAAAACCATCTGAAACAACAATATCTCTAGATCAAACGTTCCAACAACAAATCATAACAGAACTTAAAAACGGAAAATACGCCTATAAAATATCAATCACTGTTGACAAAACCTGCTCGATGAAATCCATCCGTGCATTTCTCCTTCTGAAAAAATTATCTGACGAAGGAAAAATTGTAACGTCAAAACCTGACCGGCAACAAATAGAAAACGGCTTGTTTGACGATAGTTTTGAAGTGTACTATACTTCAAATGAAAATCCAGACGCAGTACAACGGATTGTTAATTCAGTCTCAGAACTCGCAGTAAAAACAGTTACTCCGCTCAGTTACACCAATGATAGCCTTCAAGTGATTCCTCCTGAGAAAAGTCAAGAAAAAATAGAACAGCAACCAGCACCACTGCACCAAGCTACTTTTCAATTAGGACAAGATCAAACTGTCAAAAAAACTGAAGAAAAAACAAAAACACAGACCCAAACGACCGTTCAAACGATTCGAATCGGGATGGATCAACTAGATAAATTTATGAATCTTATCGGAGAACTTGTCATCAGCAAAGGACGACTTGCTCAAATCGCCGCTGATCATAAACTCGAAGACCTCTCAGAAACGATTGACACCATCGATCGACTAACAACAGAACTCCAAGATAAAATTCTGCAGATACGGATGATACCGATGAAGCATGTCTTTGATCGTTTCCCTCGAATGATCAGAGATCTCGCACGAGACAATGGAAAAAAAGTAAACCTGATCATTACTGGGGAAGGTATTGAACTTGATCGGACGATTCTTGATGAAATTGGTGATCCACTTGTTCATCTCCTGAGAAATTCCATTGATCATGGTATTGAACCACCAGAGATACGACGACAAAGCGGAAAACCTGAAGAGGGAACAGTTGAACTTCTTGCTGAACGTACACGAAACCATGTAGTCATCACGGTTCGCGATGATGGAAAAGGAATTGACCCGAATGCTATGAGAAAAGCCGCAGTTAAAAAAGGATTAAAAACACAAGAAGAAGTCGATCAGCTTGATGACAAAGAAGCACTTAACCTTATGTTCTTACCTGGTTTGAGTACTGCGGAAAAGATTACCAATATCTCAGGAAGAGGCGTTGGTATGGATGTTGTTAAATCAACTATTGAACGACTCAATGGATCTGTTGAAATTTACTCAGAACTCGGGAAAGGAAGTGCATTTTTACTTAGACTGCCGCTTACACTTGCGATTTTCAAAGCACTCTTTGTTGGCGTAGGACAAGAAACATATGCTATACCGATAAATAATGTCTCTGAAACCATCAATTTAAATCCTCAAGATATACAATATCTCAACGGACGTCCAGCGATTCTTCTCCGGAATGATATTTTACCGCTTGTCTCTATGACGAACATACTCAACGTTCCCCGAGAACAACAAACTAAGACGACGATGTACGGTGTTGTTGTTCAAAAAGAAGATAAAAAAATCGGTCTCATTGTAGACCGCCTGATTGGTGAGCAAGAAATTACCATAAAAAATATCAGCACATCACTGAAAAAAACAAAAGGAATCGCAGGTGTTACTATAACTGGGGATGGGCGTGTAATCCTTGTTATTGATGTTAACACGTTAATTGATTAA
- the cheB gene encoding chemotaxis-specific protein-glutamate methyltransferase CheB, translating into MSIRALVVDDSALMRKLISDILRTDPAIQVVDTARDGQEAVEKTLRLQPDVITMDVEMPNMNGIDAVKYIMEKQPTPIVMLSAITTQGAEVTLDALHAGAVDFIPKPSGSISTDIATIGTDIIAKVKQAAATKHKFKKPLLSLSYTKPKINVLLVDDSYFFAKTLTDLINREPDLHVIDYAQNGQEAIEKVQKSHPDVIIMDIDMPVMSGVDATFNILKQQPIPIIICSSRTKEGMNDVKLALELGAIDFIPKPTENMSMHSVAPLLIRRIREAVRQTPKKTEANTISTTTEKILLIGTSTGGPQTLASLIPQIPGDIPAGILIVQHMPPVFTKSLADRLDKISQIRVKEAAEGDEILPGKALLAPGDFHMTVYEKTVNGIKKRFVSLNKEERIHGVRPAVDITFASAANVFGANTIGVILTGMGQDGAHSMGLIKAKGGKTIAQDESTSIIFGMPDAAIKLGVVDSVLPLDQIPAQINAYLKLMTKPKIMEAV; encoded by the coding sequence GTGTCGATACGAGCACTTGTTGTAGATGATTCAGCATTAATGCGAAAACTGATTAGCGATATTCTTCGAACTGATCCAGCAATCCAGGTCGTTGACACCGCACGAGATGGACAAGAAGCAGTCGAAAAAACCCTCCGATTACAACCTGATGTTATCACCATGGACGTAGAAATGCCGAATATGAATGGCATTGACGCAGTCAAATACATCATGGAAAAACAACCAACACCTATAGTCATGCTCAGTGCTATAACAACCCAAGGAGCAGAAGTAACACTTGATGCACTCCATGCAGGAGCCGTAGATTTCATCCCTAAACCGTCAGGTTCGATATCTACAGATATCGCAACTATTGGAACAGACATCATCGCAAAGGTAAAACAAGCAGCAGCGACAAAACACAAATTCAAAAAGCCGCTGCTTTCACTTTCGTATACAAAACCAAAAATCAATGTACTCCTCGTCGATGATTCCTACTTTTTTGCAAAAACACTTACTGACCTCATCAATCGAGAACCAGATTTACATGTCATAGACTATGCGCAAAACGGACAGGAAGCAATAGAAAAAGTCCAGAAAAGTCATCCTGATGTCATCATCATGGATATCGACATGCCCGTCATGAGCGGCGTCGATGCAACGTTTAACATACTTAAGCAACAACCAATACCAATCATCATTTGCAGCAGTCGCACAAAAGAAGGAATGAACGATGTAAAACTAGCTTTAGAACTCGGTGCAATCGATTTCATCCCAAAACCAACAGAAAATATGTCGATGCATTCAGTTGCTCCTCTCCTCATAAGACGAATCCGAGAAGCAGTTCGACAAACTCCCAAAAAAACAGAAGCAAATACCATTTCGACAACAACCGAAAAAATACTTCTTATTGGAACATCAACCGGAGGACCCCAAACACTCGCTTCACTGATACCTCAGATACCAGGGGACATTCCTGCAGGTATCCTGATCGTTCAACATATGCCTCCAGTCTTCACCAAATCATTAGCTGATCGTCTTGACAAAATATCTCAAATTCGAGTCAAAGAAGCAGCAGAAGGCGATGAGATTCTTCCAGGAAAAGCACTACTTGCTCCTGGAGATTTCCACATGACTGTCTACGAAAAAACAGTTAATGGTATCAAAAAACGATTTGTTTCTCTTAATAAGGAAGAACGAATTCATGGCGTGCGACCTGCAGTTGATATCACGTTTGCTTCAGCAGCGAATGTCTTCGGAGCAAACACAATTGGTGTGATACTCACGGGCATGGGACAAGATGGAGCTCATTCTATGGGCCTGATCAAAGCAAAAGGAGGAAAAACAATCGCTCAAGACGAATCAACGTCAATCATTTTTGGCATGCCTGATGCAGCAATTAAACTGGGCGTCGTTGATTCAGTACTCCCGCTTGATCAAATACCTGCTCAGATTAACGCTTACCTTAAATTAATGACGAAACCAAAAATTATGGAGGCCGTCTAA
- the hypE gene encoding hydrogenase expression/formation protein HypE, giving the protein MNDDVVTLAEGSGGREMHELIRSYGFSYRGKWKNYDTDAASFDLDMSRSLVFTTDSFIVDPIFFPGGDIGHLAFCGTINDLAVLGAQPIGVSLGIVLEEGFPKKDLKKIISTIKRLSGKTKIPVVTGDTKVMQKGTIDKIVINSAGVGLVKKKEMLIKKINPGDKIIISGGLGEHAVALLSKRFQYKTTIVSDSKPIFEEIRSVLPLIKVAKDPTRGGLASSLHEVAQRYKVGMVLDEERIPVKPGVKKVSELLGVNVYELACEGRFVCVASEKNASRVEKKLQDFNSDAAICGRITKGSHIIIQSILGTRILPMPSGRIVPRIC; this is encoded by the coding sequence ATGAATGATGATGTAGTCACCTTAGCAGAAGGTTCTGGCGGCAGAGAGATGCATGAGCTGATTCGAAGTTATGGTTTTTCCTATCGGGGAAAATGGAAAAATTATGATACTGATGCTGCAAGTTTTGATCTTGATATGTCACGAAGTCTCGTTTTTACAACCGATTCTTTTATTGTTGATCCGATTTTTTTCCCAGGAGGTGACATTGGACATCTTGCATTCTGTGGTACGATTAATGATCTTGCGGTGCTCGGTGCACAGCCGATTGGCGTTTCTCTTGGCATCGTTCTTGAAGAAGGATTTCCAAAAAAGGATTTAAAAAAGATCATCTCAACGATAAAAAGACTCTCTGGGAAAACAAAGATTCCTGTAGTTACTGGTGATACGAAGGTGATGCAGAAAGGAACTATTGATAAGATTGTAATTAATTCTGCTGGTGTTGGTCTTGTGAAAAAAAAAGAGATGCTGATAAAAAAAATAAACCCTGGCGATAAGATTATTATTTCTGGTGGTCTTGGTGAACATGCGGTTGCGTTACTTTCAAAGCGTTTTCAGTATAAAACGACGATTGTATCTGACTCGAAGCCGATTTTCGAAGAAATCCGCAGTGTTCTTCCGCTGATTAAAGTTGCAAAAGATCCTACCCGTGGTGGTCTTGCGTCGTCACTTCATGAGGTCGCTCAGAGATACAAGGTTGGCATGGTGCTTGATGAAGAACGCATTCCCGTGAAACCAGGAGTGAAAAAGGTATCGGAACTTTTAGGGGTAAACGTGTACGAACTTGCCTGTGAAGGTCGTTTTGTGTGCGTTGCTTCAGAAAAAAATGCCTCCAGGGTTGAAAAAAAGTTACAAGATTTTAATTCTGATGCTGCGATTTGCGGCAGGATTACAAAAGGAAGTCATATTATCATTCAAAGTATCCTAGGTACAAGAATTCTCCCGATGCCCAGTGGTAGAATTGTTCCAAGGATCTGTTAA
- a CDS encoding chemotaxis protein CheC: MQELTINDGQRDALQEVANIGASHAATALSRMVNKNIKIGIPKVEVVPLEQIINCVKDQEVVVGIYLRISNEIPTYILLLISKDSAFSLARMLLGEHSETVGSLTDMDKSALCEVGNVMMCAFFDSITELIGISMIPGPPALAYDMPCAIMDYLIIQMGAVADKVVTFSCDVKEEGKESFDINLFLVPEPKSISIILQKLGMN; this comes from the coding sequence ATGCAAGAACTTACCATTAACGACGGCCAACGAGACGCTCTGCAAGAAGTAGCAAACATTGGCGCTTCTCACGCTGCAACAGCACTCTCCCGCATGGTTAACAAAAATATTAAAATTGGGATTCCTAAAGTTGAAGTGGTACCTCTTGAACAGATTATCAACTGCGTAAAAGATCAAGAGGTTGTTGTCGGAATCTATCTCAGAATATCAAATGAAATTCCGACGTACATTCTTCTGCTTATTTCAAAAGACAGTGCGTTTTCACTTGCGCGTATGCTCCTTGGTGAACATTCAGAAACTGTTGGCTCGCTCACCGATATGGATAAATCAGCGCTCTGTGAAGTTGGCAACGTAATGATGTGTGCTTTCTTCGACAGCATTACCGAATTAATTGGAATATCGATGATCCCAGGACCGCCGGCACTTGCCTATGATATGCCCTGCGCCATCATGGATTATCTCATTATACAGATGGGAGCTGTTGCAGATAAAGTCGTTACCTTTAGTTGCGACGTGAAAGAAGAAGGAAAAGAAAGTTTCGACATCAATCTTTTCCTAGTTCCTGAACCAAAATCAATATCAATCATCTTACAAAAACTTGGAATGAATTAA
- the hypF gene encoding carbamoyltransferase HypF encodes MYKIFIEGVVQGVGFRPYIYRKAHYHHLVGSVRNTGNGVEIIINDKHFMKKLTDLPPLATITNYTITKISSKKRYTTFSILKSSASSGETSLPPDIYLCDDCKHELHDKNNRRYQYYFITCTNCGPRFSMIDDYPYDRPNTAMHTFPMCHECRQEYTDPLNRRYHAQTIACKNCGPKLKLIHKRTTATNDLSEPSDIKTIRKAVTLLKSGEILAIKGIGGFHTCSLCIPEAVYKIRTLFHRPHKPYAILVKDLHMAHQIAQLSPLEQQLLQSPQRPIVVVAKKNRALYQEISELDSIGIMLPYTALHYLLFDHLNEPLVMTSCNMPGEPITTTETIGSYFLTHERPIINRCDDSVLKVVNNHVFYLRRSRGYTPLPIPLPLSCHDTVALGAELNNVICTAKKHRAFLSQYIGDTSKYKTYQFLQNAVNKMIRLTRLNPKIITCDLHPAYSTTHYATDLAKKYHTPLIQIQHHKAHIASVAAEYNLTDYVGIAMDGLGYGDDGKLWGGEVFLVQNHINFTRIGHLEEQPQLGGDTATIYPKKMLFGILSKILSEKELRKLHLFPQKETNLYIQLLNNSYNIPFTTSTGRILDAAAACLGLCDIKTYDGRPAMLLESTGTTPVPLRPMYVQTDQTMVLKTTPLFEFLLNDTTNDTGKKAATIQHYLAEGIYKIASKTAYKKNLPIVFSGGVAYNRMIASYMICHGVLINKNIPCGDGGTCYGQAYLANRIYEHENQN; translated from the coding sequence ATGTACAAAATATTTATTGAAGGCGTCGTCCAAGGAGTCGGATTCAGACCATACATCTACCGAAAAGCACATTATCATCACCTTGTTGGATCAGTTAGAAATACAGGAAACGGTGTAGAAATCATCATCAATGATAAACATTTCATGAAAAAACTTACTGATCTTCCGCCACTTGCAACCATCACCAACTATACGATCACAAAAATCTCATCAAAAAAACGATACACCACCTTTTCAATACTGAAAAGCTCAGCGTCATCAGGAGAAACAAGTCTCCCGCCAGATATCTACCTCTGCGATGACTGCAAACACGAACTCCATGATAAGAACAACCGGCGATACCAGTACTATTTCATAACCTGTACCAACTGCGGACCACGATTCTCCATGATCGACGACTACCCGTATGACCGACCAAATACCGCCATGCATACATTTCCCATGTGCCACGAATGCAGACAAGAATATACAGATCCACTCAATCGAAGATATCATGCACAAACCATCGCCTGTAAAAACTGCGGCCCGAAACTCAAACTCATCCACAAGAGAACCACGGCCACTAATGACTTAAGCGAACCATCAGATATCAAAACAATACGCAAAGCAGTCACTCTTCTCAAATCAGGAGAAATACTAGCAATCAAAGGTATCGGCGGATTTCATACCTGTTCACTTTGCATCCCAGAAGCAGTATACAAAATTCGCACCCTTTTTCATCGACCACACAAACCCTATGCTATCCTGGTCAAAGATCTTCATATGGCACACCAGATCGCCCAGCTATCACCTCTTGAACAACAACTCCTTCAAAGCCCCCAACGACCAATCGTTGTCGTGGCTAAAAAAAACAGAGCGCTCTACCAAGAAATATCAGAACTTGACTCCATTGGCATTATGCTCCCCTACACTGCACTCCACTACCTTCTCTTTGATCATCTCAACGAACCGTTGGTCATGACTTCATGCAACATGCCTGGGGAACCGATAACAACAACAGAAACCATTGGATCCTATTTTTTAACTCATGAACGCCCCATTATCAACCGCTGTGATGATTCAGTCCTCAAAGTAGTTAACAACCATGTTTTCTATCTTAGACGATCTCGAGGATACACGCCACTTCCCATTCCACTTCCTTTGTCTTGTCATGATACCGTAGCACTTGGAGCAGAACTCAACAATGTCATCTGTACCGCAAAAAAACACCGCGCCTTCCTCTCACAATATATCGGCGATACATCAAAATATAAAACCTATCAATTCCTCCAAAATGCTGTTAACAAAATGATACGGCTCACTCGATTAAATCCAAAAATAATAACCTGCGATCTTCATCCTGCCTACTCGACGACACACTATGCTACAGATCTGGCAAAAAAATATCATACACCACTGATTCAGATACAACATCATAAAGCACACATTGCAAGTGTTGCTGCTGAATATAACCTTACTGATTATGTTGGAATCGCAATGGATGGTCTTGGCTATGGAGATGATGGAAAACTCTGGGGTGGAGAAGTTTTTCTCGTACAAAACCACATCAACTTCACTCGAATCGGCCATCTTGAAGAACAACCACAACTCGGAGGGGATACAGCAACAATATATCCAAAAAAAATGCTCTTTGGAATACTCTCAAAAATACTCTCAGAAAAAGAACTCAGAAAACTTCATCTTTTTCCACAAAAAGAAACAAACCTCTATATACAACTTCTTAACAATAGCTACAATATTCCATTCACTACAAGTACTGGACGCATCCTAGATGCAGCAGCTGCATGTCTTGGACTTTGCGATATAAAAACGTATGATGGCAGACCCGCAATGCTCCTTGAAAGCACCGGAACGACACCAGTACCTCTTCGTCCAATGTACGTACAAACCGATCAAACAATGGTTCTGAAAACAACACCTTTATTCGAATTTCTCCTAAACGATACCACCAACGATACAGGAAAAAAAGCTGCAACCATACAGCACTACCTTGCAGAAGGAATATACAAAATAGCAAGCAAAACAGCATACAAAAAAAACCTTCCGATTGTTTTTTCTGGTGGCGTTGCATATAACCGCATGATCGCATCCTACATGATTTGCCATGGTGTACTCATCAATAAAAATATACCCTGTGGTGATGGTGGTACCTGCTATGGACAAGCATACTTAGCAAACAGAATATATGAACACGAAAATCAAAACTAA
- a CDS encoding response regulator → MGKRIMLVDDTKFMRMMLANILKPKGYEIVAEAEDGLDAIEKYKQFKPDLVTMDIVMPHMEGIEAVRNIISTVDSNAKIIMVTAVGQDTKVKEAIEAGAKGYIVKPFQAPQVLEEVEKILG, encoded by the coding sequence ATGGGAAAAAGAATCATGCTTGTAGACGACACAAAATTTATGAGAATGATGCTTGCAAATATCCTTAAACCCAAGGGATATGAAATCGTCGCAGAAGCAGAAGACGGTCTTGACGCCATTGAAAAATATAAACAATTTAAACCAGATCTTGTAACCATGGATATCGTCATGCCACATATGGAGGGAATCGAGGCGGTACGAAACATTATATCCACCGTAGACAGCAACGCAAAAATCATCATGGTTACTGCAGTTGGGCAAGATACGAAAGTTAAAGAGGCAATCGAAGCCGGCGCAAAAGGATATATTGTTAAACCATTCCAAGCACCTCAGGTTCTTGAAGAAGTAGAAAAAATCCTTGGTTAA